In one Carettochelys insculpta isolate YL-2023 chromosome 6, ASM3395843v1, whole genome shotgun sequence genomic region, the following are encoded:
- the LOC142014089 gene encoding olfactory receptor 5AR1-like, whose amino-acid sequence MENQNHSVVTEFIFSGLTDRPELQVPLFGVFLLIYILTLVGNGGLIFLIMIDPQLHTPMYFFLRNLSFCDLCYSSIIAPRMLQDFLVERKSISYAACYVQMYFFVSFADIECLLLAVMAYDRYVAICNPLLYMVTMSRQRCNLLVAGVYIVGLVDALIHTCCTFQLSFCGSNVINRFFCDIPPLLALSCTDTHINEMVMFAFIGSIVVSSVVIVLLSYVYIISTVLQIRSAEGRRRAFSTCSFHMTAVVMFYGSQLFVCLHPTFSSLESDKIAAVFYTVILPMLNPLIYSLRNTEVKDSLRKAVNKFQANS is encoded by the coding sequence ATGGAAAATCAAAATCACTCAGTGGTGACTGAATTCATTTTCTCAGGACTGACAGATCGTCCGGAACTGCAGGTTCCCCTGTTTGGGGTGTTTCTACTGATTTATATTCTCACCCTTGTGGGAAATGGGGGGCTGATCTTCTTAATCATGATTGACCCCCaacttcacacccccatgtactttttcctcaGGAATTTATCTTTCTGTGATCTCTGCTATTCATCGATAATTGCTCCTAGGATGCTGCAGGATTTCTTAGTTGAGAGGAAAAGCATTTCTTACGCTGCTTGCTATGTGCAAATGTATTTCTTTGTCTCTTTTGCAGATATTGAGTGTCTCTTACTGGCTGTGATGGCCTATGACCGTTACGTGGCCATCTGTAACCCCCTGCTTTATATGGTCACAATGTCCAGGCAGCGCTGTAAtctgctggtggctggggtatATATTGTGGGGTTAGTGGATGCATTGATACACACATGTTGTACATTTCAACTGTCATTCTGTGGTTCTAATGTCATCAATCGTTTCTTCTGTGACATTCCCCCACTTCTTGCGCTCTCCTGTACTGACACCCACATCAATGAGATGGTGATGTTTGCTTTCATTGGCTCTATTGTAGTGAGCAGTGTAGTGATTGTCCTCCTCTCCTACGTCTATATCATTTCCACTGTCCTGCAGATCCGCTCTGCCGAGGGCCGGCGCagagccttctccacctgcagttTCCATATGACTGCGGTGGTTATGTTTTATGGCTCTCAACTCTTCGTATGTTTACATCCCACCTTCAGCTCTTTGGAGTCAGACAAAATAGCTGCAGTGTTTTACACAGTGATTCTTCCTATGTTGAATCCCCTCATATACAGCCTGAGGAACACGGAGGTGAAGGACTCCCTCAGGAAAGCAGTGAATAAATTCCAAGCCAATTCTTGA